In Acinetobacter sp. WCHAc010034, a genomic segment contains:
- a CDS encoding NADPH-dependent 2,4-dienoyl-CoA reductase → MSNYPNLLAPLDLGFTTLKNRVLMGSMHVGLEEAPGGYERMAAFYAERAKGGVGLIVTGGISPNDAGLTFVGGNKLDTRAEADKHKVVTQAVHEAGGKIALQILHTGRYSYQAGNVAPSAIQAPINPVKPHALTSAEVEQTIADFANCAKLAQYAGYDGVEIMGSEGYLINEFIAARTNHRDDEWGGSYENRIRFPIEIVKRTRAEVGENFIIIYRLSMLDLVDGGSTFEEVVQLAKEIEKAGATIINTGIGWHEARIPTIATKVPRAAFTWVTEKLKGLVNVPLVTSNRINTPEMAEHVLASGHADMVSMARPMLADAEFVLKAEQGRSDEINTCIGCNQACLDHIFSMKIATCLVNPRACHETELLFKEASQEKNIAVIGAGPAGLSFATYAAERGHNVTVFDASHQIGGQFNIAKTVPGKEEFYETLRYFKRKIELQPRIKLVLNHTATYEELAKSDYDDIVVATGVTPRQLQIEGIDHPKVLTYLEVLKERKPVGKRVAIIGAGGIGFDTAECLSHAGESGSLNPEKFYDEWGIDTEYAHVGGLKQPKLEPSEREIYLLQRKTASVGSSLGKTTGWIHRTGLKHRDVKMIAGASYDKIDDQGLHITVNDQPKVLEVDNVIICAGQESFTAMYEQLKADGKNVHLIGGAKEAGELDAKRAIRQGAELAAVI, encoded by the coding sequence ATGTCTAATTATCCAAATTTACTCGCGCCATTGGATTTAGGCTTTACCACATTAAAAAACCGCGTATTGATGGGTTCAATGCATGTCGGTCTGGAAGAGGCGCCGGGCGGCTATGAGCGCATGGCGGCCTTTTATGCGGAGCGCGCCAAAGGCGGTGTTGGCCTGATTGTCACCGGCGGCATTTCCCCAAATGATGCGGGCCTGACTTTTGTCGGCGGCAATAAGCTGGATACGCGTGCAGAAGCCGACAAGCATAAAGTGGTGACGCAGGCGGTGCATGAGGCTGGCGGCAAAATCGCCCTGCAGATCCTGCATACCGGGCGCTATTCCTATCAGGCCGGCAATGTCGCGCCGTCTGCCATTCAGGCTCCCATCAACCCGGTGAAGCCGCATGCCTTAACTTCTGCGGAAGTTGAGCAGACCATTGCCGACTTTGCCAACTGTGCCAAGCTTGCCCAGTATGCAGGCTATGACGGCGTGGAAATTATGGGGTCTGAAGGCTATCTGATTAATGAATTTATTGCGGCCCGTACCAATCACCGCGATGATGAATGGGGCGGCAGCTATGAAAACCGCATCCGTTTTCCGATAGAAATCGTCAAGCGCACCCGCGCAGAGGTCGGTGAAAACTTTATTATCATTTACCGCCTGTCGATGCTGGATCTGGTTGATGGCGGTTCAACTTTTGAAGAAGTGGTGCAGCTGGCCAAGGAAATTGAAAAAGCCGGCGCGACAATTATCAACACCGGCATCGGCTGGCATGAGGCGCGCATCCCGACGATTGCCACTAAGGTGCCGCGGGCTGCTTTCACTTGGGTGACTGAAAAGCTCAAAGGCTTGGTGAACGTGCCTTTGGTTACTTCAAACCGCATCAACACGCCGGAAATGGCGGAGCATGTATTGGCTTCAGGCCATGCGGACATGGTGTCAATGGCGCGCCCGATGCTGGCGGATGCGGAATTTGTGCTGAAAGCCGAGCAGGGCCGCAGTGATGAAATCAATACCTGCATCGGCTGCAACCAGGCCTGCTTAGACCATATTTTTTCGATGAAAATTGCGACGTGCCTGGTAAATCCGCGCGCCTGCCATGAAACCGAGCTGCTGTTTAAGGAAGCCTCGCAGGAAAAAAATATTGCGGTGATTGGCGCAGGCCCTGCAGGCCTGAGTTTTGCGACTTATGCGGCGGAGCGCGGGCACAATGTCACGGTATTTGATGCATCGCATCAGATTGGCGGGCAGTTCAATATTGCCAAGACGGTGCCGGGCAAAGAGGAGTTTTATGAAACCCTGCGCTATTTCAAGCGCAAAATTGAGCTGCAGCCGCGCATTAAGCTGGTGCTGAACCATACGGCGACTTATGAGGAATTGGCAAAATCTGACTACGATGACATTGTCGTTGCAACAGGCGTGACGCCGCGCCAGCTGCAGATTGAAGGCATTGATCATCCTAAAGTTCTAACGTATCTGGAGGTGCTGAAAGAGCGCAAGCCGGTCGGCAAGCGCGTGGCGATTATCGGCGCCGGCGGCATTGGCTTTGATACCGCGGAATGCTTAAGCCATGCCGGCGAAAGCGGCAGCCTGAACCCGGAAAAATTCTATGATGAATGGGGCATTGATACCGAATATGCGCATGTCGGCGGCTTGAAGCAGCCTAAGCTTGAACCGTCTGAGCGTGAAATTTACCTCCTGCAGCGCAAAACAGCTTCAGTCGGTTCAAGCTTGGGCAAAACTACCGGCTGGATTCACCGCACCGGCTTAAAGCACCGCGATGTGAAGATGATTGCGGGCGCAAGCTACGACAAAATTGATGATCAGGGCCTGCATATTACGGTAAATGATCAGCCGAAAGTGCTGGAAGTGGATAATGTGATTATTTGCGCAGGGCAGGAATCTTTCACGGCAATGTATGAACAGCTGAAAGCCGACGGCAAAAATGTGCATTTGATTGGCGGCGCCAAAGAAGCCGGCGAGCTGGATGCCAAGCGCGCCATCCGCCAAGGCGCTGAATTGGCTGCGGTGATTTAA
- a CDS encoding PadR family transcriptional regulator, translating into MSLAHVLLTSLIEKPSTGIELARRFDRSMGFFWNSTHQQIYRELSAMQQKGWISPIEEDDAASRKKTYQVELLGRTELADWMVKQSPPGQLREELLVRLRAEAQLGGNTALPELERHLQLHQDNLRLYQAIFAKDFAHADEHDRTLFIHKSILQLGIDLEIGWINWLENLIPALNSFDESSSNQAKPKEN; encoded by the coding sequence ATGTCTTTAGCTCATGTCCTACTGACCAGCCTGATTGAAAAGCCCAGCACGGGCATTGAACTGGCGCGCCGCTTTGACCGCTCCATGGGCTTTTTCTGGAATTCGACTCATCAGCAGATTTACCGCGAGCTGAGCGCCATGCAGCAAAAAGGCTGGATTTCCCCAATTGAGGAAGATGACGCCGCCAGCCGGAAAAAAACCTATCAGGTTGAGCTGCTGGGGCGCACAGAACTGGCGGACTGGATGGTCAAGCAAAGCCCGCCCGGACAGCTGCGCGAAGAACTGCTGGTGCGCCTGCGCGCCGAAGCCCAGCTTGGCGGCAACACCGCGCTGCCGGAGCTGGAGCGCCATTTGCAGCTGCATCAGGACAACTTAAGGCTGTATCAGGCCATTTTCGCCAAAGATTTTGCGCATGCGGATGAGCACGACCGGACGCTGTTTATTCATAAGAGCATTCTGCAGCTGGGCATTGATCTGGAAATCGGCTGGATTAACTGGCTGGAAAATTTAATTCCCGCGCTGAACTCCTTTGATGAAAGCAGTTCAAATCAAGCCAAGCCTAAGGAAAACTGA
- a CDS encoding alpha/beta fold hydrolase has product MPHYRMPDGEQLYVREYGQGQPVLVLSGLGMQSWQWHPFLYRFRRDFKFIIPDWRGFGGSSQCRIPQLDAISSHWRDIDCLLGQLLAHDKFSLIAYSMGATAAMHGMQYGNFAAKIHSYLHIDQSPKISADASWPFGLLGGQHAAFLQQLQRISALLARHPQLTQLQQLNLQERHQLLEAWLAFIRLQTRSRSFTPFFFQQALKQPRLHRHLLPMQRLDYFAWYVNSYLHHREDYRQAICQLDCPATFFIGEQSRLYPAEGQKIIAGSAAQSTAVLFKKSGHAPLLSEPLKFSREIGRFLKRSLKSAAVPIIQNL; this is encoded by the coding sequence ATGCCGCACTACCGCATGCCGGACGGCGAACAGCTTTATGTGCGTGAATACGGCCAAGGCCAGCCGGTGCTGGTTCTGTCCGGCTTGGGCATGCAGAGCTGGCAGTGGCATCCGTTTCTATACCGCTTCCGCAGGGATTTTAAATTCATTATTCCTGACTGGCGCGGCTTCGGCGGCTCAAGCCAGTGCCGGATTCCGCAGCTGGATGCCATTTCCAGCCACTGGCGCGACATTGACTGCCTGCTTGGGCAGTTATTAGCGCATGACAAGTTCAGCCTGATTGCCTATTCCATGGGCGCAACCGCCGCCATGCATGGCATGCAGTATGGCAATTTCGCCGCCAAGATTCACAGCTACCTGCATATTGACCAAAGCCCGAAAATTTCAGCCGATGCATCCTGGCCTTTTGGCTTGCTGGGCGGCCAGCATGCTGCGTTTCTGCAGCAGCTGCAGCGGATTTCTGCCCTATTGGCCCGGCATCCTCAGCTGACGCAGCTTCAGCAGCTGAATCTTCAGGAGCGCCATCAGCTGCTGGAAGCATGGCTGGCATTCATCCGGCTGCAGACTCGCAGCCGGAGCTTTACGCCGTTTTTCTTTCAGCAGGCCCTAAAGCAGCCGCGCCTGCACCGCCATCTGCTGCCAATGCAGCGTCTGGATTATTTCGCATGGTATGTGAACAGTTACCTGCATCACCGGGAAGATTACCGGCAGGCCATTTGCCAGCTGGACTGCCCCGCCACCTTTTTTATCGGCGAGCAATCCAGGCTGTATCCGGCTGAAGGGCAAAAAATCATTGCCGGCAGCGCCGCGCAATCGACAGCGGTGCTGTTTAAAAAATCAGGGCATGCGCCCCTGCTGAGCGAACCGCTGAAATTCAGCAGGGAAATCGGCCGCTTTTTAAAGCGCAGCCTAAAATCAGCTGCAGTCCCAATTATACAAAACCTTTGA
- a CDS encoding YwqG family protein, whose translation MGFDFPALSAVFKPYQEKIAATAKPAVTMALTPQPELSLWQSKIGGRPYLPLETEYPKSAEGQPLILLAQINLAEMPALPEFPAQGILQFYIAADDLYGMNFADQQAQSGFRVLYFESVVEDIQQLKQDFSDIEFNDDECLTPFPLTAQYAVEFLLGQQAISCTDFAFGRKILSVEQLGEFESQYEGDDFYDDFIEPYAEAFPGTGHRLGGYPFFTQSDPREYNPEIQDYILLFQLDSDSEGGREIMWGDVGVGNFLIHPDDLKKRDFSKVLYNWDCS comes from the coding sequence ATGGGATTTGATTTTCCGGCTTTATCTGCGGTATTTAAGCCGTACCAAGAAAAAATTGCAGCCACAGCCAAGCCAGCGGTCACGATGGCTTTAACCCCGCAGCCAGAATTAAGTTTGTGGCAAAGTAAAATTGGCGGGCGGCCCTACTTGCCTTTGGAAACGGAATATCCGAAAAGCGCTGAAGGCCAGCCTTTAATTTTGCTGGCGCAGATTAATTTGGCGGAAATGCCGGCGCTGCCTGAGTTCCCGGCGCAAGGCATTTTGCAGTTTTATATTGCTGCTGATGATTTATACGGGATGAATTTTGCTGATCAGCAGGCGCAATCCGGATTCAGAGTGCTGTATTTTGAAAGTGTCGTTGAAGATATTCAGCAGCTGAAACAGGATTTCAGCGACATTGAATTTAATGATGATGAATGCCTGACGCCTTTTCCTCTGACTGCGCAATATGCTGTTGAATTCCTGCTAGGGCAGCAGGCGATCAGCTGCACAGATTTCGCTTTCGGGCGGAAAATTTTATCTGTAGAGCAGCTGGGTGAATTTGAAAGCCAGTATGAAGGCGACGATTTTTATGATGATTTTATCGAACCTTATGCTGAGGCATTTCCGGGAACAGGCCACCGCTTAGGCGGCTATCCGTTTTTCACCCAGTCTGATCCCCGTGAATATAACCCTGAAATTCAGGATTATATCTTGCTGTTCCAGCTGGACAGCGACAGTGAAGGCGGCAGGGAAATTATGTGGGGGGATGTAGGCGTCGGAAATTTCCTTATTCATCCTGATGATTTGAAAAAGCGCGATTTTTCAAAGGTTTTGTATAATTGGGACTGCAGCTGA
- a CDS encoding LysR substrate-binding domain-containing protein — protein sequence MELRHLRYFVAVVEAQSFTKAAEKLFIAQPPLSRQIQNLELELGAPLFERGSRPLRTTAVGHFFYQQALKLLSNAEEIKLITQRAGMTERTIQLGYSSSLLCGLLPRIIYLFRQQHPNLNVKLIELNGMEQIKALKEGRVDACFGRVRISDQAVKRVLLREERLVVAVHSSHALANLRRAVSLAELNDEQIFAYPPQSGLGYASHVKSLFLEYGLEPKRFNALDGLQQALGMVAAGEGVCIVPECVKMMQFRHVNYLPLADSAAVSPIYLIVRNDDEGRYARPLFDCVYQVYDLEAIEYDRRVF from the coding sequence ATGGAATTAAGACATTTACGCTATTTTGTTGCCGTGGTTGAAGCGCAAAGCTTTACCAAGGCAGCAGAAAAACTGTTCATTGCGCAGCCGCCTTTAAGCCGGCAAATTCAAAACTTGGAGCTGGAACTGGGCGCGCCCCTGTTTGAACGCGGCAGCCGTCCGCTCCGCACCACAGCAGTGGGGCATTTTTTTTATCAGCAGGCGCTGAAGCTGCTATCCAATGCGGAAGAAATCAAGCTGATTACCCAGCGCGCAGGCATGACCGAGCGCACCATCCAGCTTGGCTACAGCAGCTCCCTGCTGTGCGGCCTGCTGCCGCGGATTATTTACCTGTTCCGCCAGCAGCACCCCAATTTAAATGTAAAGCTGATTGAACTTAACGGCATGGAGCAGATTAAGGCCTTGAAGGAAGGGCGGGTAGATGCCTGTTTTGGCCGTGTGCGGATTTCAGATCAGGCGGTGAAGCGGGTACTGCTGCGCGAAGAGCGGCTGGTGGTGGCGGTGCATTCCAGCCATGCTTTGGCCAACCTGCGCCGCGCCGTTTCTCTGGCGGAATTGAACGATGAGCAGATTTTTGCCTATCCGCCGCAGTCCGGCTTGGGCTATGCCTCGCATGTGAAGTCGCTGTTTCTGGAATACGGCCTTGAGCCGAAGCGCTTTAATGCGCTGGATGGCCTGCAGCAGGCGCTGGGCATGGTGGCGGCCGGAGAGGGCGTCTGCATTGTGCCGGAGTGCGTCAAAATGATGCAGTTCCGGCATGTCAATTACTTGCCGCTGGCGGACAGCGCAGCCGTCAGCCCGATTTATTTGATTGTGCGCAATGATGATGAAGGGCGCTATGCCCGCCCGCTGTTTGACTGTGTGTATCAGGTGTATGATTTAGAAGCGATTGAATATGACCGCCGGGTTTTTTAA
- a CDS encoding LysR substrate-binding domain-containing protein translates to MLSDLDDFYCFAQVVEHGGFSAAERATDIPKSKLSRRVYNLEERLGVRLIQRSSRHFAVTDIGMNIYRHAQVMMNAAQAAHDLVDHLSTKPRGVIKISLPVSIAQNDIARILPKFLKTYPEIKIQMMVTNRRVDIINEGFDLALRVRDNLDDDPNLVIRKFETIEQHLFASQAYLNQYGDLKQPEDLAQHHILSMADEHLDQHIVVHDDQSHQKKIRVNPVIMGSDLSMLAQLACQDCGIALLPDSIVHDHLQSGALVRVLPKWKAPHGIFHAVYPSRRGLLPAVRVFIDYLVENLTKSKT, encoded by the coding sequence ATGCTCAGCGATTTGGATGATTTTTACTGTTTTGCCCAAGTGGTGGAACACGGCGGCTTCAGCGCTGCCGAACGCGCCACAGACATTCCCAAGTCCAAGCTTAGCCGGCGCGTTTACAATCTGGAAGAACGCTTAGGCGTGCGCTTGATTCAGCGCAGTTCGCGGCATTTTGCAGTGACTGATATCGGCATGAATATCTACCGCCACGCACAAGTCATGATGAACGCCGCTCAGGCTGCCCATGATCTGGTTGACCACCTGAGCACCAAGCCGCGCGGCGTGATTAAAATCAGCCTGCCGGTTTCCATCGCGCAAAATGACATTGCCAGAATTCTGCCGAAATTCCTGAAAACGTATCCGGAAATCAAAATCCAGATGATGGTGACCAACCGCCGCGTCGACATCATCAATGAAGGCTTCGATTTGGCGCTGCGCGTGCGCGACAATTTGGACGACGACCCGAATCTGGTAATCCGCAAATTTGAAACCATTGAGCAGCACCTGTTCGCCAGTCAAGCCTACCTGAACCAGTACGGCGATTTAAAGCAGCCGGAAGACTTGGCTCAGCATCACATCCTCAGCATGGCGGATGAGCATTTAGATCAGCACATTGTGGTGCATGATGATCAGTCCCATCAAAAGAAGATCCGGGTCAACCCTGTCATTATGGGTTCAGATTTAAGCATGCTGGCGCAGCTGGCCTGCCAGGACTGCGGCATCGCCCTGCTGCCGGACAGCATTGTACATGACCATTTGCAGTCCGGCGCGCTGGTCCGGGTGCTGCCGAAGTGGAAAGCGCCGCACGGCATCTTCCATGCAGTCTACCCTTCACGGCGCGGCCTGCTGCCGGCAGTGCGGGTATTCATTGACTATCTGGTTGAAAATTTAACCAAGTCAAAAACTTAA
- the map gene encoding type I methionyl aminopeptidase yields MKASNITIKTEQDIEKLRISGRLAAQVLEMIGEHVKPGVTTEYLDDICNDFIVNTLKIIPANVGYYGYTKTTCISPNEVVCHGIPSAKTVLKDGDIINIDVAIVKDGYFGDTSRMYYVGAVQPEAKRLVETTYEAMVAGIHAVKPGATLGDIGYAIQTVAQREGYTIVREYCGHGIGKIYHEQPSVLHYGQPGQGVKLKKGMVFTIEPMVNAGKARTKELKDGWTVVTADRSWSAQWEHMVAVTDDGFELLSPWPEGTGSYAEI; encoded by the coding sequence ATGAAGGCTTCCAATATCACGATTAAAACTGAGCAGGACATCGAAAAGCTCCGCATTTCGGGGCGTTTGGCTGCGCAGGTTTTGGAAATGATCGGGGAGCATGTCAAGCCGGGTGTAACGACTGAATATCTGGACGACATCTGCAATGACTTTATTGTCAATACGTTAAAGATCATTCCTGCAAACGTGGGCTATTACGGCTATACCAAAACCACCTGCATTTCGCCGAATGAGGTCGTCTGCCACGGTATTCCGTCGGCGAAAACGGTGTTAAAAGACGGCGACATCATCAATATTGATGTGGCGATTGTTAAAGACGGCTATTTTGGCGACACCAGCCGCATGTACTATGTCGGCGCGGTTCAGCCTGAAGCCAAGCGCCTGGTTGAAACCACCTATGAAGCCATGGTGGCCGGCATACATGCCGTCAAGCCGGGCGCAACGCTGGGCGATATCGGCTATGCGATTCAAACGGTGGCGCAGCGCGAAGGCTATACGATTGTGCGCGAATACTGCGGGCACGGCATCGGCAAGATTTACCACGAGCAGCCGAGCGTGCTGCACTATGGCCAGCCGGGCCAAGGCGTGAAGCTGAAAAAAGGCATGGTGTTTACCATTGAGCCGATGGTGAATGCCGGCAAGGCGCGCACCAAGGAACTGAAAGACGGCTGGACTGTGGTGACTGCAGACCGTTCATGGTCGGCGCAGTGGGAGCATATGGTTGCGGTGACCGATGACGGCTTTGAGCTGCTTTCGCCGTGGCCGGAAGGCACGGGCAGCTATGCGGAAATTTAA
- the brnQ gene encoding branched-chain amino acid transport system II carrier protein translates to MTNLRTRDIVALGFMTFALFIGAGNIIFPPIVAQQAGEHVWLAALGFLITAVGLPVITIVALSRVEGSIQLLSSPLGKAASILLTVVCYLAVGPLFATPRTATVSYEIGFSSYFGDSSSSLLIYSIVYFALVTAVCLYPNKILDTVGYFLSPLKILALVVLGISAFLIPTGDVPPAIDNYVSSPVSEGIVNGYLTMDTLGALVFGIVIVKAITSRGVTDKKLVTKYAVIASIISGIGLTLVYVSLFKLGMGSHEYAPNAANGAVILHAYVQHAFGDMGAYFLSAMIFIACMVTAIGLTCACAEYFSNLTKIPYKIFVFILVGFSLLISNLGLTKLIAVSVPVLSAIYPPAIAVILLSFCTKFWNQPSRVMMPVTAVALIFGIFDGMKVAGFDDVLPAFLQNLPLNEQSLAWFIPSVIVLVIAAVIDKARK, encoded by the coding sequence ATGACAAATCTCCGTACCAGAGATATTGTTGCCCTAGGTTTTATGACCTTCGCGCTGTTCATTGGCGCAGGCAACATTATCTTTCCACCGATTGTGGCTCAGCAAGCCGGTGAACATGTCTGGCTGGCTGCTTTAGGTTTCTTAATCACCGCAGTTGGCCTGCCTGTTATCACCATTGTGGCGTTATCCCGCGTAGAAGGTTCCATTCAGCTGCTAAGCTCCCCGCTTGGCAAAGCTGCCAGCATTCTGCTGACAGTCGTCTGCTACCTGGCGGTAGGGCCTTTATTCGCTACACCGCGTACCGCAACCGTTTCTTATGAAATCGGTTTTTCTTCCTACTTTGGCGACTCATCCAGCAGCCTGCTGATTTACAGCATTGTCTACTTTGCGCTGGTGACGGCGGTCTGCCTGTATCCAAACAAAATTTTAGACACCGTCGGCTACTTCCTTTCGCCATTGAAAATTCTGGCTCTGGTGGTTTTAGGCATTTCCGCCTTCTTAATTCCAACCGGTGATGTGCCGCCTGCAATTGACAACTATGTCAGCAGCCCTGTTTCTGAAGGCATCGTCAACGGCTACCTGACCATGGACACCTTAGGCGCGCTGGTCTTCGGCATTGTGATTGTAAAAGCCATTACATCGCGCGGCGTAACCGACAAAAAACTGGTAACGAAATATGCGGTGATTGCCAGCATCATTTCCGGCATCGGCTTGACGCTGGTCTATGTCAGCCTGTTTAAACTGGGCATGGGCAGCCATGAATATGCTCCAAATGCAGCCAACGGCGCAGTGATCCTGCATGCCTATGTGCAGCACGCATTTGGCGATATGGGCGCGTATTTCCTCTCTGCAATGATTTTCATTGCCTGCATGGTAACTGCTATTGGCCTCACCTGCGCCTGCGCGGAATACTTCTCCAACCTGACTAAAATTCCTTACAAGATCTTTGTCTTCATTTTAGTCGGCTTCTCCCTGCTGATTTCAAACTTAGGCCTGACCAAGCTGATTGCGGTTTCTGTACCGGTTTTAAGCGCAATTTATCCGCCGGCGATTGCCGTGATTCTGCTGAGCTTCTGCACAAAATTCTGGAACCAGCCATCGCGCGTGATGATGCCTGTTACAGCGGTTGCGCTTATTTTCGGCATTTTTGACGGAATGAAAGTTGCCGGTTTTGATGACGTATTGCCTGCATTCCTGCAGAACTTGCCGCTGAATGAGCAAAGCTTAGCGTGGTTTATTCCATCTGTGATTGTTCTTGTGATTGCTGCAGTGATTGACAAAGCTAGAAAATAA
- a CDS encoding alpha/beta fold hydrolase has translation MSQFEAFTLTCKDGYSLSARFYAQRGANLNSLPVLICPATGITKQFYHSFAAWLSEQGYNVLVFDFRGIGDSLHGPLSQSSASIVQWGQLDIPAAIDTLLNKTGAQQVILLGHSAGGQLLGIVPNHHKVAKVIAVSGSTGHVKNLKGRTKLLAPVMFKAIFPVARLTLGYGPTNAIGMGENLPKDVARQWAQFCSRPGYVINAIGRTVHEDFHAAVQAPITALWSSDDEIATEANVKDLLRLYPNAPTAMIELKPAEYGHKGIGHMLMFKTSHQNLWPAIAAQLQA, from the coding sequence ATGTCTCAATTTGAAGCATTTACCCTGACCTGTAAAGACGGCTACAGCTTAAGCGCCCGCTTTTACGCGCAGCGCGGCGCAAACCTGAACAGCCTGCCGGTGCTGATCTGCCCTGCAACCGGCATTACCAAGCAGTTCTACCACAGCTTTGCAGCCTGGCTCAGCGAACAAGGATACAATGTTCTGGTGTTTGATTTCCGCGGCATTGGCGACTCACTGCACGGGCCATTAAGCCAATCCAGCGCCAGCATTGTGCAGTGGGGCCAGCTGGACATTCCGGCAGCCATTGACACGCTGTTAAATAAAACCGGCGCGCAGCAGGTGATTCTGCTGGGCCACAGCGCCGGCGGGCAGCTGCTGGGCATTGTTCCAAACCATCACAAAGTGGCCAAAGTCATTGCCGTTTCAGGCTCCACCGGCCATGTCAAAAACCTGAAAGGCCGCACCAAGCTGCTGGCGCCGGTCATGTTCAAGGCGATTTTCCCTGTGGCGCGCCTAACCCTCGGCTACGGGCCAACCAATGCAATCGGCATGGGCGAAAACCTGCCCAAAGATGTTGCCCGCCAGTGGGCGCAGTTCTGCAGCAGGCCGGGCTATGTCATCAACGCCATTGGCCGAACCGTGCATGAAGATTTCCATGCCGCGGTGCAGGCGCCGATTACCGCGCTGTGGTCTTCAGATGATGAGATTGCCACCGAAGCCAATGTCAAAGACCTGCTGCGCCTGTACCCGAATGCGCCAACCGCCATGATTGAGCTGAAGCCCGCCGAATACGGCCATAAAGGTATTGGCCATATGCTGATGTTCAAAACTTCGCATCAAAACCTGTGGCCTGCAATTGCAGCCCAGCTGCAGGCTTAA
- a CDS encoding amino acid permease: protein MSAQQQRQLKHGLSNRHIQLIALGGSIGTGLFLGISQTIKLAGPSVIFGYALAGLIAFFMMRQLGEMVVEEPVSGSFSHFAYKFWSPFAGFMSGWNYWVLNVLVCMAELSAIGLYVQYWWPEIPTWISALGFFVLINAINLLHVKVFGETEFLFSMIKILAIIGMIAYGAWLLASGQGGETASISNLWALGGFFPNGISGLIMAMAIIMFSFGGIELVGIAATETKDPTTTIPKAVNQIVYRVLLFYVLTIIVLLSLFPWNQIAEGGSPFVLIFDSLGSQGVATVLNFVVLTAAISVYNGTSYGTSRMLLGLAEQGNAPQFLKKINRRGIPYAAILCSALVTLLCVVLNYVFPEKAFKLLMSLVVSAIVINWMMLALTHLKFKQRMLALKKPTLFPALIYPFSNYICIAFMLGILAVMWLTPDMRIAVALIPFWIGCLTLTYWLKQRQVKQQAQ, encoded by the coding sequence ATGTCTGCACAACAGCAACGCCAGCTTAAGCATGGGCTGAGCAACCGCCATATCCAGCTGATTGCTTTAGGCGGCTCTATCGGTACGGGCCTATTTTTAGGCATTTCTCAAACCATTAAACTGGCTGGCCCCTCGGTTATTTTCGGCTACGCGCTCGCGGGTTTAATTGCATTCTTTATGATGCGCCAGCTGGGCGAAATGGTGGTGGAGGAACCTGTCAGCGGCTCTTTCAGCCATTTTGCCTATAAGTTCTGGAGCCCATTTGCCGGCTTTATGTCCGGCTGGAATTACTGGGTGCTGAACGTTCTGGTCTGCATGGCGGAGCTCAGCGCAATCGGCCTGTATGTGCAGTACTGGTGGCCTGAAATTCCCACCTGGATTTCTGCGCTCGGCTTCTTTGTGCTGATCAATGCCATTAACCTGCTGCATGTCAAAGTCTTTGGCGAAACAGAATTTTTATTCTCCATGATTAAAATTTTGGCCATCATCGGCATGATTGCTTACGGCGCATGGCTGCTGGCCAGCGGCCAAGGCGGCGAAACTGCATCAATTTCCAACTTATGGGCCTTAGGCGGCTTCTTCCCCAACGGCATTTCCGGCCTGATCATGGCCATGGCGATCATCATGTTTTCCTTTGGCGGAATTGAGCTGGTCGGCATCGCCGCTACCGAAACCAAAGACCCGACCACAACCATTCCTAAAGCCGTCAACCAGATTGTTTACCGGGTTTTGCTGTTTTATGTGCTGACGATTATCGTCCTGCTCTCGCTGTTTCCGTGGAATCAAATTGCGGAAGGCGGCAGCCCCTTTGTGCTGATTTTTGACTCTCTGGGCAGCCAAGGCGTAGCGACTGTGCTGAATTTTGTGGTGTTAACCGCGGCGATTTCCGTCTATAACGGCACCAGCTACGGCACCAGCCGCATGCTTTTGGGTCTGGCGGAACAGGGCAATGCCCCGCAGTTTTTAAAGAAAATTAACCGGCGCGGCATTCCTTACGCAGCGATTTTATGCTCTGCGCTGGTGACTTTGCTGTGCGTGGTGCTGAATTACGTATTCCCGGAAAAAGCCTTTAAGCTGCTGATGAGCTTGGTGGTTTCAGCGATTGTGATTAACTGGATGATGCTGGCGCTGACCCATCTGAAGTTCAAGCAGCGCATGCTGGCGCTGAAAAAGCCGACCCTGTTCCCTGCGCTGATTTATCCTTTCAGCAATTACATCTGCATTGCATTTATGCTGGGCATTTTAGCGGTAATGTGGCTGACGCCGGACATGCGCATTGCGGTCGCGCTGATTCCGTTTTGGATTGGCTGCCTGACCTTGACTTACTGGCTTAAGCAGAGGCAAGTGAAGCAGCAAGCGCAATAG